Proteins encoded within one genomic window of Amycolatopsis nigrescens CSC17Ta-90:
- the mptB gene encoding polyprenol phosphomannose-dependent alpha 1,6 mannosyltransferase MptB, protein MATTTDPAPDAQSAANHSPADRVLMPSRFPYRTIAMGTVGSTLLLLGALGAGGILISDPILGHGPLSWIRYGHGRALANAVLYLGFALVVWAWVRLGRYVLAGRVGSRPILVAAACWITPLLFSPPLFTRDVFSYLGQGAQLLHGLNPYGNGPAELDVLPNVVANVHELWQTTPAPYGPLFLLVAKTVVGITGDNMIAGVILTRVLLLVGLAGTVWALPRLVRHLGGKLPVTLWLAVASPMMIIHLVGGPHNDLMMLGFLTTGVLAMLERKHVLAIVLVTVGMLIKPTAAVALPFLVWVWANHLPAEESLTRRFFKAVIPSVGIFGVVFVAGTWISLGTFNLGWLDGLKAPGLITNWLNFPTGIGEMFYNLVHLIVDVPSSPFVTVARAIAWAAFAVLVVRQWWLARNGGNEAIFRMAVALLANAILIAPTLPWYLTWGFVIASAFPWRRRHLAVVVAVSVFLVMVYYPTGEQALYDWWFMGVVVAVSLYAAASLLRPDPLGLVAAWRKPPRPLDERLPSA, encoded by the coding sequence ATGGCCACTACTACTGATCCCGCACCGGATGCGCAATCGGCCGCTAATCATTCGCCGGCCGACCGCGTACTGATGCCTTCGCGCTTTCCCTATCGCACGATCGCGATGGGCACCGTCGGCAGCACCTTGTTGCTGCTCGGCGCGCTCGGTGCCGGCGGGATCCTGATCAGCGATCCGATCCTCGGCCACGGCCCGCTCTCCTGGATCCGGTACGGCCACGGCCGCGCGCTGGCCAATGCGGTGCTCTACCTCGGTTTCGCGCTGGTCGTCTGGGCCTGGGTGCGGCTCGGCCGGTACGTGCTGGCGGGCCGGGTCGGCAGCAGGCCGATCCTGGTCGCCGCGGCGTGCTGGATCACGCCGCTGCTGTTCTCCCCGCCGCTGTTCACCAGGGACGTGTTCTCCTACCTCGGCCAGGGCGCCCAGTTGCTGCACGGGCTCAACCCGTACGGCAACGGCCCCGCCGAGCTGGACGTGCTGCCGAACGTGGTGGCCAACGTGCACGAGCTGTGGCAGACCACACCCGCGCCCTACGGCCCGCTGTTCCTGCTGGTCGCGAAGACGGTGGTGGGGATCACCGGCGACAACATGATCGCCGGGGTGATCCTGACCAGGGTGCTGCTGCTGGTGGGCCTGGCCGGGACGGTCTGGGCGCTGCCGAGGCTGGTCCGCCACCTCGGCGGAAAGCTGCCGGTGACGCTGTGGCTCGCGGTGGCCAGCCCGATGATGATCATCCATCTGGTCGGCGGCCCGCACAACGACCTGATGATGCTGGGTTTCCTGACCACCGGCGTGCTGGCCATGCTGGAGCGCAAGCACGTGCTGGCGATCGTGCTGGTCACCGTCGGCATGCTGATCAAGCCCACCGCCGCGGTGGCGCTGCCGTTCCTGGTGTGGGTGTGGGCGAACCACCTGCCCGCCGAGGAAAGCCTTACCCGCCGCTTCTTCAAGGCGGTGATCCCGTCGGTCGGCATCTTCGGTGTGGTGTTCGTCGCCGGTACCTGGATCTCGCTGGGCACGTTCAACCTCGGCTGGCTGGACGGCCTGAAGGCGCCGGGCCTGATCACGAACTGGCTGAACTTCCCGACCGGTATCGGCGAGATGTTCTACAACCTGGTGCACCTGATCGTGGACGTGCCGTCCTCGCCGTTCGTCACGGTGGCAAGGGCGATCGCCTGGGCCGCGTTCGCGGTGCTCGTCGTCCGGCAGTGGTGGCTGGCCAGGAACGGCGGCAACGAGGCGATCTTCCGGATGGCGGTGGCGCTGCTGGCCAACGCCATCCTGATCGCGCCGACCCTGCCCTGGTACCTGACCTGGGGCTTCGTCATCGCCTCCGCCTTCCCGTGGCGGCGCCGGCATCTCGCGGTGGTGGTCGCGGTTTCGGTGTTCCTGGTCATGGTCTACTACCCGACCGGTGAGCAGGCGCTCTACGACTGGTGGTTCATGGGTGTCGTGGTCGCGGTGAGCCTGTACGCCGCCGCGTCGCTGCTGCGCCCGGACCCGCTGGGGCTGGTCGCGGCCTGGCGCAAACCGCCGCGCCCGCTCGACGAGCGGCTGCCGTCGGCCTGA
- a CDS encoding S66 peptidase family protein: MRPPRLRRGDTVAVVAPAGPVPIGLLDAAVPVLESWGLRVREAAGVRSGQSAVDYLAAPDAQRAEEFSAAWLDPEVSAVLAARGGYGCMRMLDLVDWPALRAAGPKLLAGSSDVTALHEAVGVHLDLATLFSPMPASVHFDAEATAGLHRMLFEPEKALVLRKPGGSALVPGTARGPLVGGNLSLLAASTGAVEHRPAKGAIAVLEDVTESVYRLDRMLTQLLRTGWFDGVAGIALGSWTRCGPLDQVRALMLDRLGPLGVPIGWELGFGHLPGSLTIPLGVPAELDADAATLTLLEPALS; encoded by the coding sequence GTGAGGCCGCCGAGGCTACGGCGCGGTGACACGGTCGCGGTGGTGGCCCCGGCGGGCCCGGTGCCGATCGGGCTGCTGGACGCGGCCGTGCCGGTGCTGGAGTCGTGGGGCCTGCGCGTCCGCGAGGCCGCGGGTGTCCGCAGTGGACAGTCCGCTGTGGACTACCTCGCGGCGCCGGACGCGCAGCGGGCCGAGGAGTTCAGCGCCGCCTGGCTGGATCCGGAGGTGAGCGCGGTGCTGGCGGCCCGCGGCGGGTACGGCTGCATGCGGATGCTGGACCTGGTGGACTGGCCGGCGCTGCGGGCCGCCGGGCCGAAGCTGCTCGCCGGGTCCAGCGACGTCACCGCGCTGCACGAGGCGGTGGGCGTGCACCTGGACCTGGCCACGCTGTTCTCCCCGATGCCGGCCAGCGTGCATTTCGACGCCGAGGCCACCGCGGGGCTGCACCGGATGCTGTTCGAACCGGAGAAAGCGTTGGTACTGCGCAAACCGGGCGGGAGCGCGCTGGTGCCGGGCACCGCCCGCGGTCCGCTGGTCGGCGGGAACCTGAGCCTGCTGGCCGCGAGCACGGGCGCGGTCGAGCACCGGCCCGCCAAAGGTGCCATCGCGGTGCTCGAAGACGTCACCGAAAGCGTCTACCGGCTCGACCGCATGCTGACCCAGCTGCTGCGCACCGGCTGGTTCGACGGCGTGGCCGGTATCGCGCTCGGCTCGTGGACCCGCTGCGGACCGCTCGACCAGGTGCGGGCGCTGATGCTCGACCGGCTCGGCCCACTCGGCGTGCCGATAGGCTGGGAGCTGGGCTTCGGCCATCTGCCTGGGTCGCTGACCATCCCGCTCGGCGTGCCGGCCGAGCTGGACGCCGACGCCGCCACCCTCACCCTGCTCGAACCCGCGCTCAGCTAA
- a CDS encoding prolyl oligopeptidase family serine peptidase, with translation MSTTMPYGTWTSPISAADVAAAGGGAQWLDVVDGEVWWAEARPAEGGRLALVRAGTDGTLEELLPAPWNARNRVHEYGGRPWTVTGRALVFTHWDDQRVYRRDLDTGEVTPITPEPESPQAIRYGDLHPGPDGEVWAVRERSAGPRRADVARDLVAIQLDGRPPRPLAASHHFLTGPQLSPDGGHAAWLGWAHPAMPWDETELCVAEVAADGSFGPHRVLAGGPGISVCQLEWEPGGTLLALLDPDGWWNLHRIGLDGKVTNLAPVTEELGGPLWKLGSRWFTQLDSGRHAVLSSGRLAVLDEATGTVTEVPAARELPVWASAFAAYKGGVVGIAGGPTREAAVVHVDLTAGTVTEVSPRADAEPAPPAEYLPVPEERMFTTADGEPIPAYLYPPANPDHVAPDGELPPYLVHVHGGPTGRNFPTLDLDFAFFTSRGIGVVAVNYGGSTGYGRRYRERLREQWGVVDVSDCVAVADALVAEGIADGDRLAIRGGSAGGFTSAMSMTTQRRYRAGTVKYPILDLYGWTGEGGETHDFESRYLDGLVGPLPETAERYRERSPISHAGTLAGPVLFLQGLEDEICPPEQADRFVESLRGSEVPHAYLTFEGEQHGFRKAETMIAAMEAELSFYGQVFGFDTPGVAHLELRR, from the coding sequence GTGTCGACAACCATGCCTTACGGAACCTGGACCTCACCGATCAGCGCGGCCGACGTGGCCGCGGCCGGTGGCGGCGCGCAATGGCTGGACGTGGTGGACGGCGAGGTGTGGTGGGCCGAGGCGAGACCTGCCGAAGGCGGCCGCCTCGCGCTGGTACGGGCCGGCACGGACGGCACCCTCGAAGAGCTGCTGCCGGCACCGTGGAACGCCCGCAACCGGGTGCACGAATACGGCGGCCGGCCGTGGACGGTGACCGGCCGCGCACTGGTCTTCACGCACTGGGACGACCAGCGCGTCTACCGGCGTGACCTGGACACCGGAGAGGTCACCCCGATCACACCGGAACCCGAGTCGCCGCAGGCCATCCGCTACGGCGACCTGCACCCGGGCCCCGACGGTGAGGTGTGGGCGGTGCGCGAGCGGAGCGCGGGTCCCCGCCGCGCGGACGTGGCCAGGGACCTGGTCGCGATCCAGTTGGACGGACGGCCGCCGCGGCCGCTGGCGGCGAGCCACCACTTCCTCACCGGGCCGCAGCTCTCGCCGGACGGCGGCCACGCGGCCTGGCTCGGCTGGGCGCACCCGGCGATGCCGTGGGACGAGACCGAACTCTGCGTCGCCGAGGTCGCCGCCGACGGGAGCTTCGGCCCGCATCGGGTACTGGCCGGCGGGCCAGGCATATCGGTGTGCCAACTCGAATGGGAACCCGGCGGCACCCTGTTGGCTCTGCTGGACCCGGACGGCTGGTGGAACCTGCACCGGATCGGACTGGACGGGAAGGTGACGAACCTCGCGCCGGTGACCGAGGAACTCGGCGGCCCGCTGTGGAAGCTGGGCTCGCGCTGGTTCACGCAGCTCGACTCCGGCCGGCACGCGGTGCTCAGCTCCGGCCGGCTCGCCGTGCTGGACGAAGCGACCGGCACGGTGACCGAGGTGCCGGCCGCGCGCGAGCTGCCGGTGTGGGCGTCCGCGTTCGCCGCGTACAAAGGCGGCGTCGTCGGGATCGCCGGGGGCCCGACGCGGGAAGCGGCGGTGGTGCACGTGGACCTGACCGCCGGCACGGTGACCGAGGTGTCCCCGCGGGCGGACGCGGAACCGGCGCCACCCGCGGAGTACCTGCCGGTGCCAGAGGAACGGATGTTCACCACCGCGGACGGCGAGCCGATCCCGGCCTACCTGTACCCGCCGGCGAACCCCGACCACGTCGCGCCGGACGGCGAGCTGCCGCCGTACCTGGTCCACGTGCACGGCGGTCCGACCGGGCGCAACTTCCCGACGCTCGACCTCGACTTCGCGTTCTTCACCAGCCGCGGCATCGGCGTGGTGGCGGTCAACTACGGAGGCTCCACCGGTTACGGCAGGCGCTACCGCGAACGGCTGCGCGAACAGTGGGGCGTTGTCGACGTCTCCGACTGCGTCGCGGTCGCCGACGCGCTCGTCGCGGAGGGCATCGCCGACGGTGACCGGCTGGCCATCCGCGGTGGCAGCGCGGGCGGTTTCACCTCGGCCATGTCGATGACCACCCAGCGGCGGTACCGGGCGGGCACGGTGAAGTACCCGATCCTGGACCTGTACGGCTGGACCGGTGAGGGCGGCGAGACCCACGACTTCGAGTCCCGCTACCTTGACGGGCTGGTCGGGCCGCTGCCGGAGACCGCCGAGCGGTACCGCGAGCGCTCGCCCATCTCGCACGCCGGCACGCTGGCCGGGCCGGTGCTGTTCCTGCAGGGACTGGAGGACGAGATCTGCCCGCCGGAGCAGGCCGACCGGTTCGTGGAGTCGCTGCGGGGCAGCGAGGTGCCGCATGCCTATCTGACCTTCGAAGGCGAGCAGCACGGTTTCCGCAAGGCGGAGACGATGATCGCCGCGATGGAGGCCGAGCTGTCCTTCTACGGGCAGGTGTTCGGCTTCGACACTCCAGGCGTGGCGCACCTCGAGCTGCGGCGGTGA
- a CDS encoding pyridoxal phosphate-dependent decarboxylase family protein, with protein MPGKGTSFAEVDRDLAGPACLGSETVHPRLSEDLTALPDLLETTRSFAQDALARLSARAVTVPPRPTAAEPLPIDGAGAAGALSRFAERWEPGFSAGAGPRYLGFVTGGTTPSALVGDWLTGVFDQNAATATDSSAAWLEQETVGWLAELFGLGGEHSGAFVSGATMSNFVGLAIAREWLGEQLGVSVAEAGVGALGEVTVLSGAAHSSIGKALSMLGIGRDRLRPVPTLPDREAVDVRRLTEQLDRLDGRPAIVVANAGTVNTVDFDDLVAVAELKGRYPFWLHIDAAFGAFAALSGADADLVRGLDAADSVCADLHKWLNVPYDSAVQFTRRRDLQVRVFQSAAAYLGHPGEHPDFVHLTPESSRRLRALASWFSLVAYGRTGHQDIVERNVACARRLGELLAAAPGLRLLAPVRLNVVCFTLEGEPSERRVAEYVRSVAESGETFLSPTVYQGVPAVRAAFSNWRTTPADVERVAAALASAAARP; from the coding sequence GTGCCCGGTAAGGGGACCAGTTTCGCCGAGGTGGACCGCGACCTGGCCGGTCCGGCGTGCCTAGGCTCGGAAACCGTGCATCCACGACTGTCCGAAGACCTGACCGCCCTGCCCGATTTGCTGGAGACGACCCGGAGTTTCGCGCAGGACGCGCTCGCCCGGCTGTCCGCCCGCGCGGTGACCGTCCCGCCTCGGCCGACCGCCGCGGAGCCGCTGCCGATCGACGGCGCGGGTGCAGCCGGCGCGCTCAGCCGGTTCGCCGAACGCTGGGAGCCGGGGTTCTCGGCCGGTGCGGGACCGCGCTACCTCGGCTTCGTCACCGGCGGCACCACCCCGTCCGCACTGGTCGGCGACTGGCTGACCGGCGTGTTCGACCAGAACGCGGCGACCGCCACCGACTCCTCGGCGGCGTGGCTGGAACAGGAGACGGTCGGCTGGCTCGCCGAGTTGTTCGGCCTCGGCGGCGAGCACAGCGGCGCGTTCGTCTCCGGTGCGACCATGTCCAACTTCGTCGGGCTGGCGATCGCCAGGGAATGGCTCGGCGAACAGCTCGGCGTCTCGGTGGCCGAAGCCGGGGTCGGCGCACTCGGCGAGGTCACCGTGCTGTCCGGGGCCGCGCATTCGAGCATCGGCAAGGCACTCAGCATGCTCGGCATCGGCCGGGACCGACTGCGGCCGGTGCCCACCCTGCCCGACCGTGAGGCGGTGGACGTCCGCCGGCTCACCGAACAACTCGACCGCCTCGACGGGCGGCCCGCCATCGTGGTGGCGAACGCGGGAACGGTGAACACCGTCGACTTCGACGATCTCGTCGCCGTCGCGGAGTTGAAGGGCCGGTATCCGTTCTGGTTGCACATCGATGCCGCGTTCGGGGCGTTCGCGGCACTTTCCGGCGCGGACGCCGACCTGGTCCGCGGTCTGGACGCGGCCGACTCGGTCTGCGCGGATCTGCACAAGTGGCTCAACGTGCCCTACGACTCGGCGGTCCAGTTCACCCGCCGCCGCGACCTGCAGGTGCGGGTGTTCCAGAGCGCCGCCGCCTACCTCGGACATCCCGGCGAGCACCCGGACTTCGTGCACCTGACCCCGGAGAGCTCACGCCGGCTGCGCGCACTGGCAAGCTGGTTCTCGCTGGTCGCCTACGGGCGCACCGGTCACCAGGACATCGTCGAGCGCAATGTCGCCTGCGCGCGACGGCTCGGCGAGTTGCTGGCCGCGGCCCCCGGTTTGCGGCTGCTGGCTCCGGTGCGGCTCAACGTGGTGTGCTTCACGCTCGAAGGCGAACCGAGTGAGCGGCGAGTCGCGGAATACGTACGTTCGGTGGCCGAGTCGGGCGAAACCTTTCTCAGCCCGACCGTCTACCAGGGCGTGCCCGCTGTTCGCGCGGCCTTCAGCAACTGGCGAACCACGCCGGCCGACGTGGAACGGGTGGCTGCGGCGCTCGCGAGCGCCGCAGCGCGGCCCTGA
- a CDS encoding TIGR03668 family PPOX class F420-dependent oxidoreductase produces MRLPEDQVRERFATARVARLATAAADGVPHLVPVTFAVDGDRIVFAVDHKPKSSTDLRRLRNIRANPAVAFLVDHYEDDWSLLWWARADGVAEVRTASADRAAPVELLRAKYPQYRTHPPEGDVVTTHVHTWRGWTST; encoded by the coding sequence ATGCGACTGCCGGAGGATCAGGTCAGGGAGCGGTTCGCGACGGCCAGGGTCGCCAGGCTGGCCACCGCCGCTGCGGACGGCGTGCCGCATCTGGTCCCGGTGACCTTCGCGGTGGACGGAGACCGGATCGTGTTCGCGGTCGATCACAAGCCCAAGAGCAGCACGGATCTCCGCCGGCTGCGCAACATCAGGGCGAACCCCGCGGTGGCCTTCCTGGTGGACCACTACGAGGACGACTGGTCGCTGCTCTGGTGGGCGCGGGCGGACGGCGTGGCCGAGGTTCGCACCGCGTCCGCCGACCGGGCCGCGCCGGTCGAGCTGCTGCGCGCCAAGTACCCGCAGTACCGCACCCACCCGCCCGAGGGCGACGTCGTGACCACCCACGTCCACACCTGGCGCGGCTGGACCTCCACCTAA
- a CDS encoding SCO1664 family protein: MAQPSGEQAGTGGLELVEHGKLEVEGRLVDASNVTLFCGIELDGVQAKAVYKPVRGERPLWDFPDGTLAGREVATALISATSGLGAVPPTVLRDGPFGVGMVQLWIDTTEDDLVDVRAPEDVPPDWRVVLHAHDRSGEPAVLAHADHPGMRELAALDIVVNNTDRKGGHVLGAVDGRIYGVDHGICLHTEPKLRTVLWGWIGEPLPEEITAKLAALPGKLDGDLGSALEPHLTTAEIRAVAERAEQLLAAGTFPEPGDDWRAIPWPLF, encoded by the coding sequence GTGGCGCAGCCTTCCGGCGAGCAGGCCGGTACCGGGGGACTCGAGCTGGTCGAGCACGGCAAGCTCGAGGTCGAGGGCCGGCTGGTGGACGCGTCGAACGTGACCCTGTTCTGCGGCATCGAACTCGATGGTGTGCAGGCGAAAGCGGTGTACAAGCCGGTTCGCGGCGAACGACCGTTATGGGACTTCCCGGACGGCACGCTGGCCGGCCGCGAGGTGGCGACGGCGCTGATCTCGGCCACGTCCGGGCTCGGCGCGGTGCCGCCCACGGTGCTGCGCGACGGGCCGTTCGGCGTCGGCATGGTGCAGCTCTGGATCGACACCACCGAGGACGATCTGGTCGACGTCCGCGCTCCGGAGGACGTGCCGCCGGACTGGCGGGTCGTGCTGCACGCGCACGACCGGTCCGGCGAACCCGCCGTGCTGGCCCATGCCGACCATCCCGGAATGCGGGAACTCGCCGCGCTCGACATCGTGGTGAACAACACCGACCGCAAGGGCGGTCACGTGCTCGGCGCGGTGGACGGCCGGATCTACGGTGTGGACCACGGCATCTGCCTGCACACCGAACCGAAGCTGCGCACCGTGCTGTGGGGCTGGATCGGGGAGCCGCTGCCCGAGGAGATCACCGCCAAGCTGGCGGCGCTGCCCGGCAAGCTGGACGGTGACCTCGGCAGCGCACTGGAACCGCACCTGACCACGGCGGAGATCCGCGCCGTGGCCGAACGGGCGGAGCAGTTGCTGGCGGCCGGTACCTTCCCGGAGCCGGGTGACGACTGGCGCGCCATTCCCTGGCCGCTGTTCTGA
- a CDS encoding DUF3090 domain-containing protein gives MARVIHVFRQPDRFVAGTVGEPGDRTFYLQASEDVRTISVTIEKQQVAVLAERLGSLLEEVANRFGAEVPAEVPDDLVDVDPLDVPVEEEFRVGTMGLGWDAESSAVVIELLAITEGEVDETVVLDDTEEGPDAVRVFLSPAAARAFAERADRVINAGRKPCPLCGEPLDPAGHICPRQNGYRRDAEVAED, from the coding sequence ATGGCTCGCGTAATTCATGTCTTCCGTCAACCCGACCGGTTCGTCGCCGGCACGGTCGGTGAACCCGGCGACCGCACGTTCTACCTGCAGGCGTCCGAGGACGTCCGCACGATCAGCGTGACCATCGAGAAGCAACAGGTGGCCGTGCTCGCCGAGCGTCTCGGCTCGCTGCTCGAAGAGGTCGCCAACCGGTTCGGCGCGGAGGTGCCCGCTGAGGTGCCGGACGACCTGGTGGACGTCGACCCGCTCGACGTGCCGGTCGAGGAGGAGTTCCGGGTGGGCACCATGGGACTCGGCTGGGACGCGGAGAGCAGCGCGGTGGTGATCGAGCTGCTCGCCATCACCGAAGGCGAAGTGGACGAAACCGTCGTGCTCGACGACACCGAGGAAGGCCCGGACGCGGTGCGGGTGTTCCTCAGCCCGGCGGCCGCGAGGGCCTTCGCCGAACGGGCCGACCGGGTGATCAACGCCGGCCGCAAGCCCTGCCCGCTGTGCGGCGAGCCGCTGGACCCCGCCGGGCACATCTGCCCGCGCCAGAACGGGTACCGGCGAGACGCCGAAGTGGCAGAGGACTGA
- a CDS encoding WD40/YVTN/BNR-like repeat-containing protein, whose product MRTGKLALSLAGLLIITVLAVPGTAAAAGPGWRLTPTGSTAQLRGLSAVSGTVAWASGSQGTVLRTVDGGRSWQSVSPPETAELDFRDIEAFDAEHAVALSIGEGEKSRIYRTGDGGRSWTESFRNTVPAAFYDCIAFFDPLRGLAMGDPVDGKIQILSTWDGGRHWRPIPERNLPDALPGEAGFAASGQCLSTAGPFDAWIGTGGGAQSRVLRSGDGGRTWKAVTTPIASGPSAGVFATGFRDPRHGLAIGGDYADPTNPAPALATSRDGGRSWHAAERAPTGYRSGLAWRDGRTVLAVGPTGSDISHDGGGHWRPVDTGSFDTVDCTHSGACWAAGEKGRAAVLGP is encoded by the coding sequence ATGCGCACCGGAAAGCTCGCGTTGTCCCTGGCAGGGCTGCTGATCATCACCGTGCTGGCCGTGCCGGGCACGGCGGCCGCGGCCGGACCCGGCTGGCGGCTCACCCCGACCGGCTCCACCGCGCAGCTGCGCGGCCTGTCCGCGGTGTCCGGCACGGTGGCCTGGGCATCCGGCAGCCAGGGCACCGTCCTGCGCACCGTGGACGGCGGGCGGAGCTGGCAGTCGGTGTCGCCACCGGAGACCGCCGAACTCGACTTCCGGGACATCGAGGCCTTCGACGCCGAGCACGCGGTCGCGCTCTCCATCGGGGAAGGGGAGAAGTCGCGGATCTACCGCACCGGCGACGGCGGCCGGAGCTGGACCGAGTCCTTCCGCAACACCGTGCCGGCCGCGTTCTACGACTGCATCGCCTTCTTCGACCCGCTGCGCGGGCTGGCCATGGGCGACCCGGTCGACGGCAAGATCCAGATCCTGTCCACATGGGACGGTGGCAGGCACTGGCGGCCGATACCGGAGCGGAACCTGCCGGACGCGCTGCCGGGAGAGGCCGGGTTCGCCGCCAGCGGCCAGTGCCTGAGCACCGCCGGCCCGTTCGACGCGTGGATCGGCACCGGCGGCGGCGCCCAGTCGCGGGTACTGCGTTCCGGCGACGGCGGCCGGACCTGGAAAGCGGTGACCACGCCGATCGCGAGCGGTCCGTCGGCCGGGGTGTTCGCCACCGGTTTCCGCGACCCGCGGCACGGCCTCGCCATCGGCGGTGACTACGCGGACCCCACCAACCCGGCACCGGCGCTGGCCACCAGCCGGGACGGCGGCCGGAGCTGGCACGCCGCCGAGCGGGCACCGACCGGTTACCGCTCGGGCCTGGCCTGGCGCGACGGCCGGACCGTGCTCGCGGTGGGCCCGACCGGCAGCGACATCAGCCACGACGGCGGCGGCCACTGGCGGCCGGTCGACACCGGCAGCTTCGACACCGTGGACTGCACCCACTCCGGCGCCTGCTGGGCCGCCGGCGAAAAAGGCCGCGCCGCCGTCCTCGGCCCCTGA
- the nikE gene encoding nickel ABC transporter ATP-binding protein NikE, translating into MTEPGGPLLELKNLNVSYRTGSGELPAVRDVNLTLAPGDTLGVAGESGSGKSTVAMSVLRLLPGSAKVTGEILLDGEDVTAMRWGRLRAVRWAEASVVFQGAMHALNPVRKVGEQIAEPIRLHAPDGKDPGEPAERDVRKRVAELLEQVDLPTSRAGAYPHELSGGQKQRVMIAMALACRPRLIIADEPTTALDVIVQAQVLELMSQLVAEHDIGLVMISHDLSVLAATCARIAVMYRGELVEERPSAELMGAPRHEHSKALAAAFPTVGDPVSRFAPATTSPIPPEPERTGAQGHALLAAEDLRVTFRDRTGAKINAVAGVDLQVWRNEIVALVGQSGSGKTTLARTLLGLQKPTSGAVLYDGSPVPRSGAGLKAYRRQVQLVLQDPTSALNPRHSVYEAVAEGPRIHALEGNERDIVTAALEAAELRPAETYLQRLPHELSGGQRQRVVIAGALALRPSVLVADEPVASLDASVRGEILGLLLRLRRELGLAGLVITHDLGLAWNIADRVAVMYRGELVEVGTVEQVLLDPQHQYTKSLLAALPGGTSVRAETP; encoded by the coding sequence GTGACCGAGCCCGGCGGGCCGTTGCTCGAACTGAAGAACCTCAACGTCAGCTACCGCACCGGAAGCGGCGAGCTGCCCGCGGTGCGGGACGTGAACCTGACGCTGGCTCCGGGGGACACCCTCGGGGTCGCCGGCGAGTCGGGCTCCGGCAAGTCCACCGTCGCGATGAGCGTGCTGCGGCTGCTGCCCGGCTCGGCCAAGGTGACCGGCGAGATCCTGCTCGACGGCGAGGACGTCACCGCGATGCGCTGGGGACGGCTGCGCGCGGTCCGCTGGGCCGAGGCCTCGGTGGTCTTCCAAGGCGCGATGCACGCGCTCAACCCGGTGCGCAAGGTGGGCGAGCAGATCGCCGAGCCGATCCGGCTGCACGCACCGGATGGGAAGGACCCCGGCGAACCCGCTGAGCGCGACGTCCGCAAGCGGGTGGCCGAGCTGCTCGAACAGGTGGACCTGCCGACCAGCCGGGCCGGGGCATACCCGCACGAGCTCTCCGGCGGGCAGAAGCAGCGGGTGATGATCGCGATGGCGCTGGCCTGCCGTCCCCGGCTGATCATCGCGGACGAGCCGACCACCGCGCTGGACGTGATCGTCCAGGCGCAGGTGCTGGAACTGATGAGCCAGCTGGTCGCCGAGCACGACATCGGGCTGGTGATGATCAGCCACGATCTGTCCGTGCTGGCCGCCACCTGCGCGAGGATCGCCGTGATGTACCGCGGTGAGCTGGTGGAGGAGCGGCCGAGCGCGGAGCTGATGGGTGCGCCGCGGCACGAGCACAGCAAGGCGCTGGCCGCCGCGTTCCCCACCGTCGGCGACCCGGTGTCGCGGTTCGCGCCCGCCACCACCAGCCCGATCCCGCCGGAACCCGAGCGCACCGGTGCGCAGGGGCACGCGCTGCTCGCCGCCGAGGATCTGCGGGTCACGTTCCGGGACCGCACCGGGGCGAAGATCAACGCCGTCGCCGGGGTGGACCTGCAGGTCTGGCGCAACGAGATCGTCGCGCTGGTCGGCCAGTCCGGCTCGGGCAAGACCACACTGGCCCGTACGTTGCTCGGCCTGCAGAAGCCGACTTCGGGCGCGGTGCTGTACGACGGTTCGCCGGTGCCGAGGTCCGGTGCCGGGCTGAAGGCGTACCGACGTCAGGTCCAGCTGGTCCTGCAGGACCCGACCAGTGCGCTCAACCCCCGCCACAGCGTGTACGAAGCGGTCGCCGAGGGCCCGAGGATCCATGCCCTGGAAGGGAACGAACGGGACATTGTGACCGCCGCGCTGGAAGCCGCCGAGCTGCGGCCCGCGGAAACCTATCTGCAACGCCTGCCGCACGAGCTCTCCGGCGGGCAGCGTCAGCGGGTGGTGATCGCCGGCGCGCTCGCGCTGCGGCCGAGCGTGCTGGTCGCCGACGAGCCGGTGGCTTCGCTGGACGCCTCGGTCCGCGGGGAGATCCTCGGGCTGCTGCTCCGGTTGCGCCGCGAGCTGGGACTTGCCGGCCTGGTGATCACCCACGACCTCGGGCTGGCCTGGAACATCGCGGACCGGGTCGCGGTGATGTACCGCGGCGAGCTGGTCGAGGTGGGTACCGTGGAACAGGTCCTGCTGGACCCGCAGCACCAGTACACGAAGTCACTGCTCGCGGCGCTGCCAGGCGGCACCAGCGTGCGCGCCGAGACGCCGTAA